One genomic window of Cetobacterium ceti includes the following:
- the rfbD gene encoding dTDP-4-dehydrorhamnose reductase, with translation MILITGGRGQLAFEFKRLFDELGVEYTSTTREELDITDFQNIREYFKYKHPKVIINCAAYNSVDTAEEEEAKCYRANAYGPRELALAAKEVDAQFVNFSTGFVFDGKKKIPYIEEDETNPIGMYGASKELGERLVLEAWEKSLIIRTSWVYGKGGPNNFVKSIMEWSKSNDYIKIVDDQISTPTYARDLARYTWDLINKNIYGLYHITNGGEVSKYDFAKYVLDAIGWMGILDRGKTREFCSMAERPENSVLSVKKTEKVLKEKIPSWEDGLMRFLREV, from the coding sequence CTTTTTGATGAATTAGGTGTGGAGTATACCTCTACAACTAGGGAGGAACTAGATATTACTGATTTTCAAAATATCAGGGAATATTTTAAGTATAAGCATCCTAAGGTAATAATAAACTGTGCAGCGTATAATTCTGTGGATACGGCTGAGGAAGAGGAAGCAAAATGCTATAGAGCCAATGCCTATGGACCTAGGGAACTTGCCCTAGCAGCAAAGGAAGTAGACGCACAGTTTGTAAATTTTTCCACAGGGTTTGTATTTGATGGAAAGAAGAAAATACCCTATATTGAAGAGGATGAAACTAATCCTATAGGGATGTATGGAGCTTCAAAGGAGTTAGGAGAGCGTCTTGTTTTAGAAGCTTGGGAAAAGTCTTTAATAATAAGAACTTCTTGGGTTTATGGAAAGGGTGGACCTAATAACTTTGTTAAGAGCATAATGGAGTGGAGTAAAAGTAACGACTATATAAAAATTGTAGATGACCAAATATCTACCCCTACATATGCAAGGGATTTAGCTAGATATACTTGGGATTTAATAAATAAAAATATCTATGGACTATACCATATTACCAATGGAGGAGAGGTTAGTAAATATGACTTTGCCAAATATGTACTAGATGCCATAGGATGGATGGGAATTTTAGATAGGGGTAAAACTAGAGAGTTTTGTTCCATGGCTGAAAGACCTGAAAATTCAGTGTTAAGTGTGAAAAAAACGGAAAAAGTTTTAAAGGAAAAAATCCCATCTTGGGAGGATGGATTAATGAGATTTTTAAGGGAGGTTTAA